A region of Sulfurovum sp. DNA encodes the following proteins:
- a CDS encoding flagellar biosynthesis protein FlhF encodes MINETFIALSPKEAYEKAVEKYGKENIKIVSAKQFCHNDGEICSEVVIAVAKALFMEYSFGRGSLHSKETNEEEALLEEISELKVQLEEMKKEIVSNTPYTSVAEEVKALFVKKGISVEWVESVLNTMVGMPIAEDASLIVSYLLEEIDEILKVKEENVSESKIIMLVGSTGVGKTTTIAKLAARYAYLLERPCKVALINLDNYKVGAIEQLAHYADIMQIEYFAVSTPEAFKAQVEALDAYDIVLVDTAGMSPYDTQKFIKTITFVKLETVKEMEVHLVLPATVKYEDMNDIYQNFSFLDINALIISKFDETKHLGALMNFMLTHKLPMSYFATGQEVPDDLLVASKEYLLERFIGDIHKG; translated from the coding sequence ATGATTAACGAAACATTTATTGCTTTAAGCCCCAAAGAGGCGTACGAGAAAGCAGTGGAGAAATATGGTAAAGAAAATATTAAGATTGTTTCAGCCAAGCAGTTTTGTCATAATGATGGAGAGATATGTTCTGAGGTAGTCATTGCTGTAGCTAAAGCACTTTTTATGGAGTACTCTTTTGGGAGGGGTTCACTACATTCCAAAGAGACAAACGAAGAAGAGGCGCTCCTTGAAGAGATAAGCGAGCTGAAAGTACAGCTTGAAGAGATGAAAAAAGAGATTGTAAGTAATACACCATATACATCAGTAGCTGAAGAAGTTAAGGCACTTTTTGTAAAAAAAGGGATTTCAGTAGAGTGGGTAGAGAGTGTTTTAAATACAATGGTTGGTATGCCGATTGCGGAAGATGCCTCGTTAATTGTCTCTTATCTGCTTGAGGAGATTGATGAGATATTGAAAGTAAAAGAGGAGAATGTCTCAGAATCAAAAATTATTATGCTCGTTGGGTCCACAGGAGTGGGAAAAACAACGACCATTGCCAAACTTGCAGCACGCTATGCCTACCTTTTGGAGCGCCCATGCAAGGTAGCATTGATTAATCTTGATAATTACAAGGTAGGAGCAATTGAGCAATTAGCACACTATGCAGATATTATGCAAATTGAGTACTTTGCTGTCTCAACACCAGAAGCATTCAAGGCGCAAGTTGAGGCACTTGATGCTTATGATATTGTTTTGGTTGATACGGCAGGAATGTCTCCTTATGACACACAAAAATTCATTAAAACCATTACATTTGTTAAGTTAGAAACAGTTAAGGAGATGGAGGTGCACTTAGTGCTTCCGGCAACAGTTAAGTATGAAGACATGAATGATATTTACCAGAATTTCTCTTTTTTAGATATTAATGCATTAATTATTTCCAAATTTGATGAGACAAAACATCTTGGTGCATTAATGAATTTTATGCTCACACATAAACTTCCGATGAGCTATTTTGCTACCGGACAGGAGGTACCAGATGATCTCCTTGTTGCCAGCAAAGAGTATCTGCTTGAGCGTTTCATTGGGGATATACACAAAGGATAA
- the folK gene encoding 2-amino-4-hydroxy-6-hydroxymethyldihydropteridine diphosphokinase, which yields MIKRKKLNNIHTLIFSPHFPYNTKKHSSKCHKVLLGIGGNIGDVVRRFEHLFIFFKRESIIDIIETSPLLKNPPFGFLEQDDFINGLISVQTDLTPRQLLHYVLRVEKRFGRKRFFKDGPRTLDIDLIFYNDIVIQSRELTLPHPKWMQRSSVLIPLAKMRKVGR from the coding sequence ATGATAAAAAGAAAAAAGTTAAATAATATACATACATTGATTTTTTCTCCACATTTTCCCTATAATACTAAAAAGCATTCTTCCAAATGCCATAAGGTACTATTGGGAATTGGTGGGAATATCGGTGATGTAGTACGCCGGTTTGAACATCTTTTTATATTTTTCAAAAGAGAATCCATAATAGATATTATTGAGACTTCCCCGCTTTTGAAAAACCCACCCTTTGGATTTTTAGAACAGGATGATTTTATCAATGGTCTAATCTCTGTACAAACAGATTTGACTCCGCGTCAACTGTTACACTATGTCCTCCGTGTGGAAAAACGGTTTGGAAGGAAGCGTTTTTTTAAAGATGGACCAAGAACGCTAGATATCGATTTGATATTTTATAATGATATTGTAATACAAAGTCGCGAATTAACCCTGCCTCACCCAAAATGGATGCAGCGTAGTTCGGTACTTATACCGTTAGCAAAAATGAGAAAGGTAGGAAGATGA
- a CDS encoding M24 family metallopeptidase, which translates to MNYILKDENAIYYECGYSCDNALYLCLGEEAFFITDSRYTVDAQEHVRGAEVVIDGDLYGRAAKILKRAKVKKVIFDPKEWCVAGFKVLTSKTKIYFKPEPSFSHKKRIIKTDMELKTIARAAKLGTKAFKRLAEIFKQDGFGKDEFSLAYMAKSVLSSFGKYDLSFDPIVAINSNAAKPHAMPSKTRLRKGDLLLVDAGLKYKRYCSDKTRTVFVENNFQFKLKQSFNKKKIQKVYDTVLKAHDNAIKKAQSGMKAKKIDALTRNLIEKAGFGKYYVHSTGHGVGLDIHEMPYITSKSETIIEDGMVFTIEPGIYIPGEFGIRIEDMVVMMNARAQVL; encoded by the coding sequence ATGAATTATATACTTAAAGATGAAAATGCTATCTACTATGAGTGTGGCTACAGTTGTGATAATGCACTTTATCTTTGCTTAGGAGAGGAAGCCTTCTTCATTACTGATAGTCGTTATACTGTAGATGCACAAGAGCATGTTAGGGGTGCAGAGGTAGTTATTGACGGTGACCTTTATGGAAGGGCAGCCAAGATACTTAAACGTGCAAAGGTTAAAAAGGTTATTTTTGACCCAAAAGAGTGGTGTGTGGCAGGATTTAAAGTACTTACCTCTAAAACAAAAATATATTTTAAACCTGAACCAAGTTTCTCTCATAAGAAACGTATCATTAAAACCGATATGGAATTAAAAACTATTGCAAGAGCAGCCAAACTAGGTACCAAGGCATTTAAACGTCTTGCAGAAATTTTTAAGCAAGATGGCTTTGGAAAAGATGAATTTTCTTTGGCATATATGGCAAAAAGTGTGCTAAGTAGTTTTGGTAAATATGATCTTAGCTTTGATCCTATCGTTGCTATCAATTCCAATGCCGCCAAACCACATGCGATGCCCTCTAAAACACGACTAAGAAAAGGTGATTTGCTACTAGTTGATGCGGGACTAAAGTATAAACGTTACTGTTCAGACAAGACGCGTACTGTATTTGTGGAGAATAATTTTCAGTTTAAACTCAAGCAGAGTTTTAATAAAAAAAAGATTCAAAAGGTATACGATACTGTACTTAAGGCTCATGACAATGCTATTAAAAAAGCACAAAGTGGTATGAAGGCTAAGAAGATTGATGCACTTACACGTAACCTCATAGAGAAAGCAGGTTTTGGCAAGTACTATGTCCACTCTACTGGACATGGTGTAGGGCTTGATATACATGAAATGCCATATATTACTTCTAAATCAGAAACCATTATTGAAGATGGTATGGTTTTTACTATTGAGCCAGGAATTTATATTCCAGGAGAATTTGGTATACGTATCGAAGATATGGTAGTGATGATGAACGCTAGGGCACAGGTGCTTTAA
- a CDS encoding DUF2062 domain-containing protein, with amino-acid sequence MIRQFFKKIATHKDKFDHILDKYKIPKEYFNVNRHMITKGILVGLFWGFIPMPMQMAGVMITTPLMRFNVPIGLATVWLSNPITYPPLWYLEYLTGNLLMGRENLHDIELTMEWFSNHWDDIFIPLYIGTAFYSTIVSYLIYLLLNWLWKCSAMQEWDTRKKREKFNI; translated from the coding sequence ATGATACGACAGTTTTTTAAAAAGATTGCTACCCATAAAGATAAGTTTGATCATATTCTCGACAAATACAAAATTCCTAAAGAGTACTTTAACGTCAATCGTCATATGATTACAAAAGGTATCCTTGTAGGGCTCTTTTGGGGCTTCATTCCTATGCCCATGCAAATGGCAGGTGTAATGATTACCACACCTCTTATGCGTTTTAATGTTCCTATCGGTCTGGCAACAGTCTGGCTTAGTAATCCTATCACCTATCCACCACTATGGTATTTAGAGTACCTAACAGGTAACTTGCTTATGGGTAGAGAAAATTTACATGATATCGAATTAACTATGGAGTGGTTTAGTAACCACTGGGATGATATTTTTATACCACTCTATATTGGTACAGCCTTCTATTCAACTATTGTTTCCTATCTGATTTATCTACTACTTAACTGGCTATGGAAATGCTCAGCCATGCAAGAGTGGGATACAAGAAAAAAGAGAGAAAAGTTCAATATATAG
- a CDS encoding TRAP transporter substrate-binding protein, whose translation MKRRDFLAAATMGATTLTLGGCHRPKEQSKEGSANINYGKKVTLKLATSWPAHFPIMGTGVDEFAKRCSELSGGTLEIKVFAKNILVPAMQVFDACSAAQIDAFHSGVYYWKGKNPAFSIFGGMPLGLTSEEMITWFKFGGGYELWHELYDKFHLYPLIGGTTGPQMGGWFKKEIKSLADLKGLKMRIPGLGGEVLKKLGVNPVLLPAGEIFTALDRGTIDATEWVGPALDKMMGFDKAAKYYYTGWHEPGSILELTFNKIRWNKLSPEHQAIITTASEEMTNNMLQKFRYENAKSLLALPKSVQIKTFPKEIMEAAKRALKEVLFEQGTKSKDFKRVMASYEAFYKLNKPWDDISTKNFLEIRS comes from the coding sequence ATGAAACGAAGAGACTTTCTAGCTGCCGCAACAATGGGAGCAACTACTTTGACATTAGGTGGTTGTCATAGACCCAAAGAACAAAGCAAAGAAGGGTCAGCTAATATTAATTATGGCAAAAAAGTTACACTCAAACTGGCAACTTCATGGCCAGCACACTTTCCTATTATGGGGACAGGAGTGGATGAGTTTGCTAAACGTTGTAGTGAACTCAGTGGTGGCACACTGGAGATCAAGGTTTTTGCCAAAAATATTCTTGTGCCTGCCATGCAGGTCTTCGATGCTTGTTCTGCTGCACAGATAGACGCTTTTCACTCTGGCGTCTACTACTGGAAGGGTAAAAATCCCGCCTTTTCTATCTTTGGAGGTATGCCACTTGGTCTTACGAGTGAAGAGATGATTACATGGTTTAAGTTTGGTGGTGGTTATGAGCTATGGCATGAACTCTACGACAAATTTCATCTCTATCCACTCATCGGTGGAACAACTGGCCCCCAAATGGGTGGATGGTTCAAAAAAGAGATTAAAAGTCTTGCTGACCTCAAAGGATTAAAGATGCGTATCCCTGGACTTGGGGGTGAAGTACTGAAAAAATTGGGAGTTAATCCTGTACTACTACCTGCAGGAGAAATATTTACTGCACTTGATCGTGGTACCATTGATGCAACTGAATGGGTTGGGCCAGCACTTGATAAAATGATGGGCTTTGACAAAGCTGCCAAATACTACTATACGGGCTGGCATGAGCCTGGTTCTATTCTTGAATTAACATTTAACAAAATACGATGGAATAAACTCTCCCCTGAACATCAGGCTATTATTACTACTGCAAGTGAAGAGATGACAAACAATATGCTTCAAAAATTCCGGTATGAGAATGCCAAATCCTTATTGGCACTTCCAAAAAGTGTACAAATAAAGACTTTTCCTAAAGAGATAATGGAGGCAGCAAAAAGAGCACTCAAAGAGGTACTTTTCGAACAGGGCACCAAAAGTAAAGATTTTAAACGGGTAATGGCAAGCTATGAGGCTTTCTATAAGCTCAATAAGCCATGGGATGACATCAGCACAAAAAACTTCTTAGAGATACGTAGCTAA
- the mnmA gene encoding tRNA 2-thiouridine(34) synthase MnmA: MRKKILVGMSGGVDSTVTAVLLQKEGYEVEGVYMKLHDKPSYHEENWRKVQKVAHYLGIKVHFYDLSKEFNDNVYEYFVESYKQGITPNPCVMCNRTIKFGKMVEFADSVRAEYIATGHYIQCDGKHIYVAEDLNKDQSYFLCKVKKEVISRLIFPLGTWKKPDVKAYAANIEILKEFATQSESSEICFVENTYDEVLAKHMNIDIPGEVIDTESNVVGSHKGYMHYTIGKRRGFFVNGAHDPHFVLKINPQENQIVVGTREKLEENAFRVKQINLFEELIEFDCQVKVRYRTQAVSCHVKIEDEKATITLQKPVFGLAKGQVAAFYDDRRLLGGGVIY, translated from the coding sequence GTGAGAAAAAAAATATTGGTAGGAATGAGTGGTGGTGTAGACTCAACAGTCACTGCTGTGTTGTTACAAAAAGAGGGCTATGAGGTCGAAGGTGTTTACATGAAACTGCACGACAAACCTAGCTACCACGAAGAGAATTGGCGTAAAGTACAGAAAGTGGCACACTATCTTGGTATCAAGGTACACTTTTATGATTTAAGCAAAGAGTTCAATGATAATGTTTATGAGTATTTTGTTGAAAGCTATAAGCAGGGAATTACTCCTAATCCTTGTGTTATGTGCAATCGTACTATAAAATTTGGGAAAATGGTAGAGTTTGCTGATTCTGTGAGAGCAGAATATATCGCTACAGGTCACTACATACAATGCGATGGTAAGCATATTTATGTAGCAGAGGATTTGAATAAAGATCAGAGTTATTTTTTATGTAAAGTAAAAAAAGAGGTAATTTCGCGGCTTATTTTTCCGCTTGGTACATGGAAAAAACCTGATGTTAAAGCCTATGCAGCCAACATAGAGATACTTAAAGAATTCGCTACCCAATCAGAAAGCTCGGAGATCTGTTTTGTAGAAAATACCTATGATGAGGTACTCGCTAAACATATGAATATTGATATACCTGGTGAAGTGATTGATACAGAGAGTAACGTAGTTGGTAGCCATAAAGGGTATATGCACTATACCATTGGAAAACGTCGTGGTTTTTTTGTTAATGGTGCGCATGATCCACATTTTGTACTCAAAATTAATCCCCAAGAGAACCAAATAGTTGTAGGTACCAGAGAGAAGCTCGAAGAGAATGCCTTTAGGGTGAAGCAAATTAACCTTTTTGAGGAGCTTATCGAGTTTGATTGTCAAGTAAAGGTACGTTATCGTACTCAAGCGGTATCATGCCATGTAAAGATTGAAGATGAAAAAGCTACCATAACACTTCAGAAGCCTGTTTTTGGTCTTGCCAAAGGACAGGTAGCCGCATTTTATGATGACAGAAGGCTACTCGGAGGTGGGGTAATCTATTAA